The following coding sequences lie in one Vicinamibacterales bacterium genomic window:
- a CDS encoding formylglycine-generating enzyme family protein, which translates to MTDRVPPRTTRDAVACASRMAGVCALVLAASACTPSSPPADDPPGMVRIAGGEFWMGLDAPAFPDAAPVHRVSVRGFWMDATEVTNAEFAAFVEATGYVTVAERAPSAADFPGVPADRLVAGSIVFTPPPGAVPLDSPGRWWSYVRDANWRRPRGPGSTLDGRTDHPVVHIAYDDALAYAAWARKRLPTEAEWEFAARGGIDRAEYVWGGDPVPDGHHAANTFQGHFPDTNTGADGYASTAPVRAFPPNGYGLYGMSGNAWEWVADWYRPDYYRALASSGRIAVDPRGPASSRDPEEPGVPKRVQKGGSFLCTDEYCGRFRPGTRGKGEPSSGANHIGFRLVRDLAP; encoded by the coding sequence GTGACGGACCGGGTCCCGCCCCGCACCACGCGTGACGCCGTCGCGTGCGCCTCGCGCATGGCGGGCGTGTGCGCGCTGGTACTGGCCGCGAGCGCCTGTACGCCGTCGAGCCCGCCCGCGGACGATCCGCCCGGCATGGTCCGGATTGCCGGCGGGGAGTTCTGGATGGGGCTGGACGCCCCGGCCTTCCCGGACGCCGCGCCCGTCCACCGCGTGTCCGTGCGCGGCTTCTGGATGGATGCCACCGAGGTGACCAACGCCGAGTTCGCGGCCTTCGTCGAGGCGACGGGCTACGTGACCGTGGCCGAGCGCGCGCCGTCGGCGGCGGACTTTCCAGGCGTGCCCGCGGACAGGCTCGTGGCCGGGTCGATCGTGTTCACGCCGCCGCCCGGCGCGGTGCCGCTCGACAGCCCCGGCCGATGGTGGAGCTACGTCCGGGACGCGAACTGGCGGCGGCCGCGGGGCCCCGGAAGCACCCTCGACGGCCGTACGGATCATCCCGTCGTCCACATCGCGTACGACGACGCGCTCGCCTACGCCGCATGGGCCCGGAAGCGGCTGCCGACCGAAGCTGAGTGGGAGTTCGCGGCCCGGGGCGGCATCGACCGCGCGGAGTACGTGTGGGGTGGGGATCCCGTGCCCGACGGCCATCACGCCGCCAACACCTTCCAGGGGCACTTCCCGGACACCAACACCGGGGCCGACGGGTACGCATCGACCGCGCCCGTCAGAGCCTTCCCGCCGAACGGCTACGGCCTGTACGGCATGTCGGGCAACGCCTGGGAGTGGGTGGCCGACTGGTACCGTCCCGACTATTACCGTGCGCTCGCGTCGAGCGGCCGCATCGCGGTGGATCCGCGCGGCCCGGCGTCCAGCAGGGACCCGGAAGAGCCCGGTGTGCCGAAGCGCGTCCAGAAAGGCGGGTCCTTCCTGTGTACGGACGAATACTGCGGACGCTTCCGTCCGGGCACGCGCGGCAAGGGCGAACCGTCGAGCGGCGCGAACCACATCGGTTTCCGGCTGGTCAGGGACCTCGCGCCGTGA